A portion of the Manihot esculenta cultivar AM560-2 chromosome 2, M.esculenta_v8, whole genome shotgun sequence genome contains these proteins:
- the LOC110609327 gene encoding calcium-dependent protein kinase 28, with amino-acid sequence MGACFSTIKISGSNSNSTGAAAAGHHYHRKEITNNPQSTTANRQSSNQKNDNNNNETRKSRQLQTQQQQQQHKIKEKQTSRRQSGMIPCGKRTDFGYAKDFDRRYVIGKLLGHGQFGYTYVATDKANGDRVAVKRIDKNKMVLPIAVEDVKREVKILQELAGHENVVQFYDAFEDDSYVYIVMELCEGGELLDRILAKKDSRYTEKDAAVIVRQMLKVAAECHLHGLVHRDMKPENFLLKSSKENSPLKATDFGLSDFIKPGKKFQDIVGSAYYVAPEVLKRRSGPESDVWSIGVITYILLCGRRPFWDKTEDGIFKEVLRNKPDFRRKPWPSISNSAKDFVKKLLVKDPRVRLTAAQALSHPWVREGGDASEIPIDISVLNNMRQFVKYSRLKQFALRALASTLDDAELADLRDQFDAIDVDKNGSISLEEMRQALAKDLPWKMKDSRVLEILQAIDSNTDGLVDFSEFVAAALHVHQLEEHNSEKWHLRSQTAFEKFDIDKDGYITPEELRMHTGLKGSIDPLLEEADIDKDGKISLSEFRRLLRTASISSRTAPSPSARRNSRMI; translated from the exons ATGGGTGCCTGCTTCTCCACCATCAAAATCAGTGGTTCTAACAGCAATAGCACCGGTGCCGCCGCCGCTGGCCACCACTATCATCGCAAGGAAATCACCAATAACCCACAATCAACGACCGCGAATAGACAATCGTCAAATCAAAAGaatgataataataacaatGAGACTCGCAAGAGTAGACAACTGCAAacacagcagcagcagcagcagcataaGATTAAAGAAAAGCAGACTTCCAGGCGACAAAGTGGGATGATCCCATGTGGTAAACGAACGGATTTTGGATATGCCAAGGATTTTGATAGGCGATACGTGATCGGAAAATTATTGGGCCATGGCCAATTTGGGTACACCTATGTTGCCACTGATAAAGCTAACGGAGATCGTGTCGCAGTCAAAAGGATTGATAAAAATAAG ATGGTTCTTCCTATTGCTGTTGAGGATGTTAAGAGGGAGGTCAAGATATTGCAGGAACTTGCTGGCCATGAGAATGTTGTTCAGTTTTATGATGCATTTGAGGATGATTCTTATGTATATATAGTAATGGA GTTATGTGAGGGTGGCGAATTGCTGGACCGCATATTGGCGAA AAAGGATAGTCGTTATACAGAGAAAGATGCAGCAGTAATTGTACGACAGATGCTCAAAGTTGCAGCTGAGTGTCATTTACATGGTTTGGTACACCGTGACATGAAACCAGAG AACTTTCTTCTGAAGTCAAGCAAGGAGAACTCACCTCTGAAGGCCACAGATTTTGGCCTGTCCGACTTCATTAAACCAG GCAAGAAATTTCAGGACATTGTTGGTAGTGCCTACTATGTTGCCCCTGAAGTGTTAAAACGCAGGTCTGGACCTGAATCAGATGTCTGGAGTATTGGTGTGATTACATACATTTTGCTATGTGGGAGGCGCCCTTTTTGGGATAAAACTGAGGATGGTATATTTAAGGAG GTCTTGAGGAATAAACCTGATTTTCGTCGCAAACCATGGCCAAGCATAAGTAATAGTGCCAAAGATTTTGTAAAGAAGTTACTGGTCAAAGATCCTCGGGTCAGACTTACCGCCGCTCAGGCCCTAT CACATCCATGGGTCAGAGAAGGAGGAGATGCATCTGAAATTCCAATTGACATATCTGTTCTGAATAATATGCGACAATTTGTGAAGTACAGCCGTTTAAAACAGTTTGCTTTAAGG GCATTGGCTAGCACACTTGATGATGCAGAGCTGGCTGATCTTCGGGATCAGTTTGATGCCATTGACGTTGATAAAAATGGTTCTATTAGTCTTGAAGAGATGAGACAg GCACTTGCTAAAGACCTTCCTTGGAAGATGAAAGACTCCCGTGTCCTGGAGATTCTTCAAGCG ATTGACAGCAACACGGATGGACTTGTTGATTTCTCTGAGTTTGTTGCTGCTGCCCTACATGTGCATCAACTAGAGGAACACAATTCAGAAAAGTGGCATCTGCGTtcacaaactgcttttgagAAATTTGATATTGATAAAGATGGTTATATAACACCAGAAGAACTAAGAATG CACACGGGCTTAAAAGGATCCATTGACCCACTTCTTGAGGAAGCCGATATTGATAAAGATGGTAAAATAAGCCTATCAGAATTCCGTAGACTGCTAAGAACAGCAAGTATTAGTTCAAGAACTGCACCAAGCCCATCTGCTCGTCGAAACTCTCGAATGATTTAG